The genomic window ctcccatggacctgcacccggaccatagtcctccataccgtTCCGTCAAAGtttctatccaaacttctcttaagcattgaaatcaaacccacatgctccacttccgctggcagctcgctccaccctcggagtgaagttCCCCCCacgttcccttaaacatttcatcttttacccttaacccatgacctctggttctaatTGATCTGAAATGGTTCGGTTTGACAGTGATTTTCAGCACGCAATCTCCCTTCTAACGCCGACTTGACCGTAATGATTTAATGgcggctggtggggggggggggtctgtgtccTCTCTCCGTTTGTCAAGTGGAATAATTGGCTGTGCGTATCCTGTGGATTGGCAATAGTCATCCCAAAAGGGGCTGGGGTGAGTCTCATATTCTGACGGGTGAGGACCAGAAATCCGTAACTTCATaagacgcaggagcagaattagaccattcggcccatcgagactgctccaccattccatcatcgctgatttattagccctctcaacaccactctcttgccttttccccataacctttgacgccttgactaatgaagaacTGATCAACCTTCAAAAATACCCAGTGACTCCGCTTCCACAAccgcctgtagcaatgaatttcatagattcaccgctctttggctaaagaaattcctcatcatctctgtttgaATGGACATTCCTCTCTTCTGAGTTGGTAacatctggtcctagaccaccCTCCCTCCACTGACCTTCGCATGTCTACTTTAGACCattcaatattcgaaaggtttcaatgagatttcctcaTTCTTCCGAACATGAGTGAAAAagggcccagagctatcaaatactcctcatatgttgacCAGTGAAGTGGAGGGTGTCCTCCTGCGGGTCGTTGCTGAAGATAGGTGCGCGCATGAGTGCCTCTTCCCCAGCGGCTTCTGTGATCAACGTTGTGCAGTGAATAATATCCGTACGGGTTAACGCTTCGGATAAATTTGAGGCAAACTCTTCCGCTGTCCCTACGGACGGGAACCGAAGGCGAGCCTCTCATTGCTTGTAATATGGCCCGTTGTGCATTGTGATCAGATTAGTTAGATATCGCTTAACGGGTAAATTGTAGGTAGTGTGTTTAAATATCGGTGTCATAGCAAATAAATGACGTGTATGAATAAATTATAGAGAACATTCTAGGTCTGTGActgtctcccccttctctctcttttcctctctctctctctctctctctctctctctctctctctctctctctctctctctctctctctctctctctctctctctctccccccccctctcttcctctcttcctctccctcttcctctctcgctcgctctctctcccccgtctGTCTCACACTTACCCCGGTGGATAATTTGCGGGGCCCTCCAGTGAGAAACGCAGCTAGTTGAACACAAGTAAAACAACGTGCATGGTCCTCGGACGGACCAGCTCTACCACGTCCTCAAGTATGTACTCAGTATTCTGGCTGCCCCCGAAAAGTGGGGACGAAACGCTACCTGCATCCACACGATTCGACCACCATGTCCTCGTACTGTTTATAGACAACGTTATTGCCCGCGTCGATGTACAGAATACTGATGGGGCTCAGTCTGGTGGGGACGCAACAGCTCGGCGGAGTGGAGTTGGGGTCCATGGAGTTCATGAGGGTTTGGATGATGGCGTGGTTCGTGGGTTCTAAATGAGATCGTAGGGGGAAGTCACACACCCCTTCGCAGTGGTACGCCTCGTAGTCCAGGGGGGCGATAATCCAATCATCCCAGCCCAGTTCTTTGAAGTTGACGTGCAAAGGCTTCTTACTGCAGCGGGACTTGGACCTCTTCCCGTGTCTCTTCCCGTGCCGGTTGGTAAAGGCGGTCCGTCTCTTCCTGCGGCCTTTCAACAGCAGTCTGCCTCGCTCGGCCGAACCTTCTGCGGATTTAATGTTCTGCTTCATCTCGCTGAACAGGTTTTCTTTTTTCCGAGTTCGGGTGAAAACGACCAAAACTGCCTTTTCTTGGAGCGGCCTCCCTAACCGCCCAAGGCCCACCTGCCTAAAGTCAATCTCAAACCTGCTTTTACACGATGTCACCTTAATTTCGAAGCAGAGTTGGGCGGGGTGCGGGAGTTTAAAGACCTCCCAAACATCAAAAACTTC from Hypanus sabinus isolate sHypSab1 chromosome 1, sHypSab1.hap1, whole genome shotgun sequence includes these protein-coding regions:
- the gdf6a gene encoding growth/differentiation factor 6-A, with the protein product MEPLRTAALLLCSVTCCWWGLQCVEPAALSPAAPGAASSSRTAFGGAALRADSTVRSLPVRGSGHRRTGGVSPHHFMMAMYRTYSAAEKLGLNASILRATKSANTITSFVDQAEDESSHPHFRKQNYLFDVATLSDKEELVGAELRILRKSAEDFGKTPPGLYDIELYSCFTQGNSPKLLESRRLDMSHSKKQAWEVFDVWEVFKLPHPAQLCFEIKVTSCKSRFEIDFRQVGLGRLGRPLQEKAVLVVFTRTRKKENLFSEMKQNIKSAEGSAERGRLLLKGRRKRRTAFTNRHGKRHGKRSKSRCSKKPLHVNFKELGWDDWIIAPLDYEAYHCEGVCDFPLRSHLEPTNHAIIQTLMNSMDPNSTPPSCCVPTRLSPISILYIDAGNNVVYKQYEDMVVESCGCR